Genomic DNA from Leptospira inadai serovar Lyme str. 10:
CCTGCAGCCACTTCCGCATTGCGACTCAGGTAGATGACTCCACCAAACATGTAGTTAGCTGCAATAAGCGAAGTCGCTATCCAATAAACGATGCTTTTGATTTTTTCATTTTTCACGATTCGATTTCTCCTTGAATCTATTCATTTTTAAAATCCTTCCGTTGGAGCTCCCGCAGATATTCATCCAGCCGATCGAATCTTTCTTCCCATAATTGGCGGTATCGATCGATCCAATCGGAGGCTTCTTTCAATCTACCGACTTCCAATCTTGCGGGGCGCCACTGTGCTTCCCTGCCCCTCGAAATCAAGCCTGCCCGTTCCAGCACTTTGAGATGCTTGGTGATCGCGGGAAGACTCATTGAAAATGGTTCCGCCAGTTCCTTTACGGTAACCTCGCCGTTT
This window encodes:
- a CDS encoding ArsR/SmtB family transcription factor — protein: MVQYEATVDHLSSTFSALADPTRRQILATLKNGEVTVKELAEPFSMSLPAITKHLKVLERAGLISRGREAQWRPARLEVGRLKEASDWIDRYRQLWEERFDRLDEYLRELQRKDFKNE